Proteins from one Parasteatoda tepidariorum isolate YZ-2023 chromosome 4, CAS_Ptep_4.0, whole genome shotgun sequence genomic window:
- the LOC107436704 gene encoding hexokinase type 2-like, protein MSDFRERVHEVMHGFEISTETLKRVSDILLDEFNKGLSKDKSSSVKMLPSFVRDIPNGQEEGKFLALDLGGSTFRILFIELEGRNFKTTHEVFELTESTMTGPGKALFDSIANCLAEFVTKYKLDREVLPLGFTFSFPCVQKGLTEAFLIRWTKGFRCPGVEGKNVVQLLRDAISRRGDVNIDIIAVVNDTTGTLMSCAHRNENCRVGVIIGTGTNACYMENLENVEKWKEDTEEPRQVIINCEWGAFGDNGCIDFLRTPFDQEVDEASINPGEQLFEKMISGMYMGELVRRIIIKLANEGEFNNGIVTEKLSEEYAFKTKYLSFIEHDVRGEQATEEILMKMGIKEPSEKDCSIAQLVCCLVSTRAAHLVSAGVATILNKRKQNFTTIGVDGSVYRYHPLFKSKMEDKIKELVDPKYEFELMLSEDGSGRGAALVAAVAKRLNELNE, encoded by the coding sequence ATGAGTGATTTTCGAGAAAGGGTCCATGAAGTTATGCACGGTTTTGAAATTTCCACTGAAACGCTTAAAAGAGTATCAGACATCTTGCTCGATGAATTCAATAAAGGATTATCTAAAGATAAAAGTTCGAGTGTAAAAATGTTGCCGAGTTTCGTGAGAGATATACCAAACGGACAGgaagaaggaaaatttcttGCATTAGATTTAGGAGGGAGTAcgtttcgaattttatttatcgAATTAGAGGGAAGAAACTTCAAAACGACTCACGAAGTTTTTGAGTTAACAGAATCGACAATGACAGGACCAGGTAAAGCTCTGTTTGACAGCATCGCTAATTGCTTAGCTGAATTCGTAACAAAATACAAGTTGGACAGAGAAGTTTTACCTTTAGGATTTACATTTAGCTTTCCATGTGTGCAAAAAGGCCTAACAGAGGCATTTCTAATTCGCTGGACAAAGGGATTTCGGTGTCCCGGTGTTGAAGGGAAAAACGTGGTGCAATTGCTTCGCGATGCGATTAGTAGGCGAGGGGACGTTAATATCGACATTATAGCAGTTGTGAACGATACAACTGGTACTCTTATGTCATGTGCCCatagaaatgaaaattgtaGAGTCGGTGTCATTATCGGCACCGGTACAAACGCTTGCTACATGGAAAATTTGGAAAACGttgaaaaatggaaagaagACACAGAAGAACCACGGCAAGTCATCATCAATTGCGAATGGGGAGCATTTGGCGACAATGGCTGCATTGATTTTTTGCGTACTCCATTTGATCAAGAGGTAGATGAGGCATCCATAAACCCTGGAGAACagttgtttgaaaaaatgataTCTGGAATGTACATGGGTGAACTTGTGCGGAGAATTATTATCAAACTAGCCAATGAAGGTGAATTTAACAATGGCATCGTCACTGAAAAATTGTCCGAAGAATATGCCTTCAAAACAAAGTACCTTTCTTTTATTGAACATGACGTTAGAGGTGAACAGGCAACAGAAGAAATTCTCATGAAAATGGGTATAAAGGAACCTTCTGAGAAAGATTGCTCAATTGCACAACTTGTCTGTTGTTTGGTATCTACTAGAGCTGCTCATTTGGTATCTGCTGGTGTAGCAACTatattaaataagagaaaacagaattttacaACCATTGGCGTGGATGGATCTGTTTATCGGTATCATCCTTTGTTTAAATCGAAGATGGAAGACAAGATTAAGGAACTCGTTGATCCTAAATATGAATTTGAGTTGATGTTATCGGAAGATGGAAGCGGGAGAGGTGCAGCTTTGGTAGCCGCTGTAGCCAAAAGACTCAacgaattaaatgaataa